A genomic window from Chromatiales bacterium 21-64-14 includes:
- a CDS encoding sulfite reductase subunit gamma encodes MSLKVDTKVIRTDDEGYLVDPIDWDDAVALALACQENIELTDGHWGVIRFMREYYDEHGIASDARFVIKYIAEERGLGHEARDELFRLFPYGYVKQACKIAGMRRPRAWSTG; translated from the coding sequence ATGTCTTTGAAGGTGGACACAAAGGTGATTCGGACCGACGACGAAGGCTACTTGGTTGACCCCATCGATTGGGACGACGCGGTGGCACTGGCACTGGCGTGCCAGGAGAACATCGAGCTGACCGATGGGCACTGGGGTGTGATCCGTTTCATGCGCGAATATTACGATGAACACGGGATCGCTTCTGATGCCCGTTTCGTAATCAAGTACATTGCGGAAGAACGCGGACTCGGGCACGAGGCGCGCGATGAGCTGTTCCGATTGTTTCCCTACGGCTATGTGAAACAGGCATGCAAGATCGCCGGAATGAGGCGGCCGCGGGCATGGAGTACCGGATGA
- a CDS encoding endonuclease, with the protein MGPSPARAYIRDTITESGHTDAGTGERLRLLSYNIQAGISTTHFHQYLTHSWKHVLPDAERLTNLDSIACLASNFDLVGLQEVDAGSLRSGFVNQTEYLALKAGFTHWHHQTNRTIGNVARQSIGLVSRFRPTLLTEHKLPGRIPGRGALRVEFGSPGAQLVLVIIHLALGRRARLQQLKFIGELITDDPNVIVMGDLNCRSRSPEMDQLLGDTGLCEPTHDLLTFPSWRPSRNIDHILVTPSVKVERVSVLNYPFSDHLPVAMDVLLPGNVTLRS; encoded by the coding sequence ATGGGGCCCTCTCCAGCACGAGCCTACATAAGGGATACCATCACCGAGTCTGGCCACACTGATGCCGGCACAGGTGAGCGCCTGCGGCTGTTGAGTTACAACATTCAAGCCGGCATCTCCACCACGCATTTTCACCAGTACCTCACCCATAGCTGGAAGCACGTACTCCCGGACGCGGAGCGTCTTACCAACCTGGACAGCATCGCGTGTCTGGCAAGCAACTTCGACTTGGTCGGCCTGCAGGAAGTGGATGCGGGCAGCCTGCGCAGCGGCTTCGTGAATCAAACGGAGTACCTGGCGCTCAAAGCCGGCTTTACCCATTGGCATCACCAGACCAACCGCACCATCGGGAATGTCGCACGCCAGAGTATCGGCCTAGTGAGCCGGTTCCGGCCAACGCTGTTGACGGAACACAAATTGCCGGGACGCATCCCCGGGCGTGGCGCCCTGCGGGTCGAGTTCGGGTCGCCGGGTGCGCAACTGGTGCTGGTTATCATCCATCTCGCGCTAGGCAGGCGGGCACGGTTGCAGCAGCTCAAGTTCATCGGCGAGCTGATCACTGACGACCCGAATGTGATCGTCATGGGAGACCTGAATTGCCGTTCGCGCAGCCCGGAGATGGACCAACTCCTGGGGGATACCGGCTTGTGTGAGCCGACCCACGACCTGCTCACGTTTCCGAGCTGGCGACCGAGTCGCAACATCGACCATATCCTGGTGACGCCCAGCGTCAAGGTGGAGCGGGTATCTGTCCTGAACTACCCTTTCTCCGACCATCTGCCGGTAGCCATGGACGTGCTCCTCCCTGGGAATGTCACACTACGGTCCTAA
- a CDS encoding hemolysin III, with protein sequence MRIAVVGSEYSVGEEIAHAVSHGFGLLLAVAGLVVLEVFAALHGGAARIVSAAVFGSALILLYLASTLYHASQRPRVKDILRRLDHSAIYLLIAGTYTPFALVNLRGPWGWTLFGLVWGLGLIGVLRELLTRSSCQTLELALYLGLGWLALVAIKPLAHALPTPGLLLLVIGGLAYSVGVVFYVWRRLPYHHAIWHVFVLAGSACHFFAVLFYTVLRPA encoded by the coding sequence ATGCGTATCGCCGTAGTGGGTTCCGAATATTCGGTGGGCGAGGAAATCGCGCACGCGGTCAGCCACGGCTTTGGCCTGCTGCTGGCGGTTGCGGGCCTGGTGGTTTTGGAGGTGTTCGCGGCGCTGCATGGTGGCGCCGCGCGGATCGTGAGTGCCGCGGTATTCGGCAGCGCGCTGATCCTCCTCTATCTGGCCTCGACGCTATATCATGCGAGCCAACGGCCGCGCGTCAAAGACATCCTGCGTCGTCTCGATCACTCCGCCATCTACCTGCTGATCGCCGGCACCTACACGCCGTTCGCACTGGTCAATCTGCGCGGCCCATGGGGTTGGACCCTGTTTGGCCTGGTCTGGGGCTTGGGGCTGATAGGGGTCCTGCGTGAGCTGCTTACCCGCTCATCCTGTCAGACCCTGGAGCTTGCCCTCTACCTGGGGCTGGGTTGGCTGGCACTGGTGGCCATCAAGCCCCTCGCCCACGCGCTGCCAACACCCGGCCTCCTGCTGCTGGTGATCGGGGGGCTGGCCTATAGCGTGGGCGTTGTGTTCTATGTCTGGCGCCGTCTGCCTTATCACCACGCCATCTGGCATGTATTTGTCCTGGCCGGCAGCGCGTGCCATTTCTTCGCGGTGCTCTTCTATACCGTGCTACGCCCAGCCTGA
- a CDS encoding cytochrome c4, which translates to MKRWITVVLVCAPLALVSSSAGATGNAKAGDAKAAVCRACHGPDGNSLNPQWPNLAGQSAPYIVKQLQDFKAGRRTNPLMSPQAAKLSEQDMEDLAAYFSSQKEKIGSADPKLVTAGERLYRGGDAATGVPACMACHGPTGAGNPAARYPALHGQHADYVMSQLEAFKDGSRTNDPNKMMREIAGRLTKEQMRAVASYINGLY; encoded by the coding sequence ATGAAAAGATGGATAACGGTGGTCCTCGTCTGCGCGCCCCTCGCGCTCGTTTCCAGCTCGGCCGGAGCGACCGGCAACGCCAAGGCCGGTGATGCCAAGGCCGCTGTGTGCCGCGCCTGTCACGGCCCCGACGGCAACAGCCTCAACCCCCAGTGGCCCAACCTGGCGGGACAGAGCGCCCCATACATTGTCAAACAGCTCCAGGACTTCAAGGCGGGTAGGCGCACCAATCCGCTCATGAGTCCGCAGGCCGCGAAGCTCAGTGAGCAGGACATGGAGGACTTGGCCGCCTACTTTTCTTCCCAGAAGGAGAAGATTGGTTCCGCGGATCCCAAGCTGGTCACGGCCGGTGAACGCTTATATCGCGGCGGCGACGCGGCCACCGGCGTGCCGGCCTGCATGGCCTGCCACGGCCCCACCGGCGCCGGTAATCCCGCCGCCCGCTACCCGGCCCTCCACGGTCAGCATGCGGACTACGTGATGAGCCAGCTCGAGGCCTTCAAGGACGGCAGCCGTACCAATGATCCGAACAAGATGATGCGCGAGATCGCCGGGCGCCTCACCAAGGAACAGATGCGCGCGGTGGCCTCCTACATCAACGGTCTCTACTGA
- a CDS encoding YihA family ribosome biogenesis GTP-binding protein, with translation MGSRYRRAQFLCSAPDLAHAPPDRGGEVAFAGRSNAGKSSALNALTDQQTLARTSKTPGRTQLLNFFQVTPDLRLVDLPGYGYAKVPVAVKTRWELGLAEYLEHRESLRGLILVMDIRHPLTNLDTTMLDWCHRAGLPVHVLLTKADKLKRGPGIAALLALQRTVEERYARVSAQLFSVPRRLGIDEASAVLDGWFGDHGPQA, from the coding sequence ATGGGTTCCCGCTACCGTCGTGCCCAATTCCTATGCAGCGCCCCGGATCTGGCCCACGCCCCCCCGGACCGGGGTGGTGAGGTGGCCTTCGCGGGACGGTCCAACGCCGGCAAGTCCAGCGCACTCAACGCCCTCACTGACCAGCAGACCCTGGCCCGCACCAGCAAAACCCCAGGGCGCACTCAGCTCCTCAATTTCTTCCAGGTGACGCCCGACCTGCGGCTGGTCGATCTCCCAGGTTACGGCTATGCCAAGGTGCCGGTAGCCGTCAAGACGCGTTGGGAGCTGGGACTCGCGGAGTACTTGGAGCACCGCGAGTCCCTGCGGGGCCTGATCCTGGTAATGGACATCCGCCACCCCCTTACTAACCTGGACACTACCATGCTCGACTGGTGCCACCGCGCCGGATTGCCGGTACATGTGCTGCTCACCAAAGCCGATAAACTCAAGCGTGGCCCGGGAATCGCGGCCCTGCTCGCACTGCAGCGCACTGTAGAAGAGCGCTATGCTCGGGTCAGTGCGCAGCTCTTCTCGGTCCCCCGCCGCCTGGGGATCGACGAAGCGTCGGCCGTGTTGGATGGGTGGTTCGGAGACCACGGCCCGCAGGCGTAA
- a CDS encoding acetolactate synthase large subunit — protein sequence MNAAQLFVKCLENEGVEYIFGLPGEENLDVLDALIDSPIRFITTRHEQGAAFMADVYGRLTGHAGVCLSTLGPGATNLVTGVADANMDHAPLVAVAGQAATTRLHKESHQTLDLELMFAPITKYSSRLLTPNIITEVVRKAFKLAQTEKTGACFIEFPENIARMVVADEPLPARQPVASEPPTDRLNYAAELISEARDPIILAGNGVIRARAWQQLAEFSRKLNIPVANTFMAKGVVPFFKNPMALGSVGLQSNDYVNCGFSRADVIICVGYDLAEYHPKLWHPTRDRKLIHIDMNPAEVDAHYTIECGVVGDIKTSLVRIADLATPHQDHKMRVLRDLLMTEMQQLSEDRGFPVKPQKIIWDLRTAMALEDIVICDVGAHKMWMARMFRCEYPNTCIISNGFASMGIAVPGAIAAKMVYPDRAVVAVTGDAGFLMNCQEIETAVRLNTPLVILIWNDGGYGLIEWKQLNTFKRSANVKFGNPDFVKLAEAFGAKGYRVQRSVDLLPILKEALASSAVCIIDCPVDYAENLKLTAAMGEMVCPI from the coding sequence ATGAATGCGGCACAGCTCTTCGTGAAATGCCTGGAGAACGAGGGAGTCGAATACATCTTCGGGTTGCCCGGCGAGGAGAACCTGGATGTGCTGGACGCCCTGATCGATTCTCCGATCCGTTTCATCACTACGCGCCACGAACAAGGGGCGGCCTTCATGGCCGACGTCTACGGGCGTCTGACTGGCCATGCTGGCGTGTGCCTATCTACCCTGGGCCCTGGTGCGACCAATCTCGTGACCGGTGTGGCCGACGCCAACATGGACCATGCGCCCCTGGTAGCAGTGGCGGGCCAGGCGGCTACCACCCGCCTGCACAAGGAATCCCATCAGACTCTGGATCTGGAGTTGATGTTCGCGCCGATCACCAAGTACTCCTCCCGGTTGTTGACGCCTAACATCATCACTGAGGTCGTCCGCAAGGCCTTCAAGCTGGCACAGACCGAGAAGACCGGCGCATGTTTCATCGAGTTCCCGGAAAACATTGCGCGCATGGTGGTCGCGGACGAGCCGCTTCCGGCGCGCCAGCCGGTGGCGTCGGAACCGCCCACGGATCGCCTCAACTACGCAGCTGAACTGATCTCCGAGGCCCGGGACCCGATCATTTTGGCGGGCAACGGCGTGATCCGTGCCCGCGCCTGGCAACAACTCGCGGAATTCTCGCGCAAACTCAACATACCGGTGGCCAACACCTTCATGGCCAAGGGCGTGGTTCCATTCTTCAAGAACCCCATGGCGCTGGGCAGCGTCGGCCTGCAGTCCAACGATTACGTCAATTGCGGATTCAGCCGCGCGGACGTGATCATCTGCGTGGGTTACGACTTGGCGGAGTATCACCCCAAGCTCTGGCATCCGACCCGCGATCGCAAGTTGATCCACATCGATATGAATCCCGCGGAGGTCGATGCCCACTACACCATCGAGTGCGGCGTAGTGGGCGACATCAAGACGAGCCTGGTACGCATCGCGGATCTCGCCACGCCACACCAGGATCACAAGATGCGCGTGTTGCGTGACCTGCTGATGACGGAGATGCAGCAGCTTAGCGAGGACCGAGGCTTCCCCGTGAAGCCCCAGAAGATCATCTGGGACCTGCGTACCGCGATGGCGCTGGAGGACATCGTCATCTGCGACGTGGGCGCCCACAAGATGTGGATGGCGCGCATGTTCCGGTGCGAATATCCCAACACCTGCATTATCTCCAACGGCTTCGCCAGCATGGGCATCGCCGTGCCGGGCGCAATAGCCGCGAAGATGGTATACCCTGACCGCGCCGTGGTCGCGGTGACCGGAGATGCGGGGTTCCTGATGAATTGTCAGGAGATCGAGACCGCGGTGCGTCTCAACACCCCGCTCGTGATCCTGATCTGGAACGACGGAGGTTACGGGCTGATCGAATGGAAGCAGCTCAATACCTTCAAACGTTCCGCGAACGTGAAATTTGGGAATCCGGATTTCGTGAAACTCGCGGAGGCCTTCGGTGCGAAGGGCTACCGTGTGCAACGTAGCGTCGATCTCCTGCCGATTTTGAAGGAGGCGCTCGCGTCCAGTGCTGTGTGCATCATCGACTGTCCGGTGGACTACGCCGAGAACTTGAAGCTTACCGCCGCCATGGGCGAGATGGTCTGCCCCATATGA